Proteins found in one Verrucomicrobiia bacterium genomic segment:
- a CDS encoding 50S ribosomal protein L25, with protein sequence MKSITLTASPRSQFRRKGSRRVRAGGRIPAVIYGRHNPPQTLELDGKEFEHLVHQAHSEVILVDLTISGDNPQPARLAIVQDVQHHPLTGATLHVDFHEVKPDEFVTIEVPVEAIGTPQGVKVGGGTLEHVRFRVRVRCLPKDLPDHIDVDVSGLEVGQTLHIGEITPAPGVQLLGDPKIPVFAVAAPLTAEAASAVAAEGEAKQPEMIKEKKDEAPADKAAAKKK encoded by the coding sequence ATGAAATCCATCACGCTTACGGCGAGCCCCCGCTCGCAGTTCCGTCGCAAGGGTTCCCGCCGCGTCCGCGCCGGGGGCCGGATCCCCGCGGTGATCTACGGACGGCACAACCCACCTCAGACCCTCGAACTGGACGGAAAGGAGTTCGAGCATCTGGTGCATCAGGCGCACTCGGAAGTCATCCTGGTGGACCTCACCATTTCGGGCGACAACCCCCAACCCGCCCGGTTGGCCATCGTTCAGGATGTCCAGCACCACCCCCTCACCGGGGCAACCCTTCATGTGGACTTCCATGAGGTGAAGCCGGACGAATTTGTGACCATCGAAGTGCCTGTCGAGGCGATTGGGACGCCGCAAGGGGTCAAGGTCGGGGGCGGCACCCTTGAACACGTCCGTTTTCGGGTCCGCGTGCGCTGCCTCCCCAAGGACCTTCCGGACCACATTGACGTGGATGTTTCCGGACTGGAAGTCGGACAGACGCTGCACATTGGTGAGATCACGCCGGCGCCTGGAGTCCAGTTGCTCGGCGATCCCAAGATTCCGGTGTTCGCCGTGGCGGCGCCGCTCACCGCAGAGGCCGCGTCGGCCGTGGCTGCTGAGGGAGAGGCCAAGCAGCCGGAGATGATCAAGGAGAAGAAGGACGAGGCCCCCGCTGACAAGGCGGCGGCGAAAAAGAAATGA
- a CDS encoding ribose-phosphate pyrophosphokinase, producing MKIFSGSSNPLLARSICEAMQVPLGHCTVSTFPDGETFVKIEENVRGEDVYIIQSTSPPANHHWMELFIMMDALRRASASRITAVLPFFGYARQDRKDQPRVPITAKLVANLLVAAGAQRILTMDLHAQQIQGFFDIPVDHLYAAPVMYEYLLSKPLENLVVVSPDVGGIKMAYAYAQRLDAELAIVAKRRKSPTETEATAVIGDIEGRNILLVDDLTETAGTLTSAANLLKSRGARKITACVSHALLNDLGVDRIKNSSIDELITTDTVARSGYPGINVTTLSVATLLGEAIQRIHRNSSVTSLFEFKGGRTS from the coding sequence GTGAAGATTTTCAGCGGCAGTTCGAATCCCCTGCTTGCCCGGTCCATTTGTGAAGCCATGCAGGTGCCCCTCGGACACTGCACGGTGAGCACCTTTCCGGACGGTGAGACCTTCGTGAAGATTGAGGAGAATGTGCGCGGGGAGGACGTGTACATCATCCAGTCCACCAGCCCGCCAGCCAATCATCACTGGATGGAGTTGTTCATCATGATGGATGCACTGCGCCGTGCGAGTGCGAGCCGGATCACTGCCGTGCTGCCGTTTTTTGGCTACGCGCGGCAGGACCGGAAGGATCAGCCACGGGTTCCGATCACGGCGAAGCTGGTGGCGAACCTGCTGGTGGCGGCAGGGGCGCAACGGATCCTGACGATGGACCTGCACGCCCAGCAGATTCAGGGCTTCTTCGACATTCCGGTGGACCACCTCTACGCCGCGCCGGTGATGTACGAGTACCTGCTCAGCAAGCCGCTTGAAAATCTGGTCGTGGTCAGCCCGGACGTCGGCGGCATCAAGATGGCCTACGCCTACGCCCAGCGCCTCGATGCCGAGCTCGCCATCGTGGCGAAGCGCCGCAAGAGCCCCACGGAAACCGAGGCCACCGCGGTGATTGGCGACATTGAAGGACGCAACATCCTCCTTGTGGACGATCTGACCGAGACTGCGGGCACGCTGACGAGCGCCGCCAATCTTCTGAAGTCCCGCGGTGCACGGAAAATCACCGCCTGCGTTTCCCACGCGCTGCTCAACGACCTCGGGGTGGATCGCATCAAGAATTCATCTATTGACGAGCTGATCACGACCGATACTGTCGCGCGCTCCGGTTACCCCGGAATAAACGTCACAACATTGTCGGTGGCCACGCTGCTCGGGGAGGCGATCCAACGCATTCACCGAAATTCGAGCGTCACCTCTTTGTTTGAGTTTAAGGGCGGGCGTACCAGCTAG